Proteins from a genomic interval of Lysobacter arenosi:
- a CDS encoding HvfA family oxazolone/thioamide-modified RiPP metallophore translates to MTDNTRNKTASLLGITLAGLVLSGSAFAVQPLAQGYMLGAAHAAAEGKCGEGKCGSTEAKPGAQKSASKTAEGKCGEGQCGDAIFNSIDTDDDARISRAEFLKVAPKGVAVFAKKDTNKDGYIDEMESYLSVKAAYNENGRELPTGLFSTKE, encoded by the coding sequence ATGACCGACAACACCCGCAACAAGACCGCCAGCTTGCTTGGCATCACATTGGCCGGCCTGGTCCTCAGCGGTTCGGCGTTCGCCGTACAGCCGCTGGCGCAGGGCTACATGCTCGGCGCCGCCCATGCAGCCGCCGAAGGCAAGTGCGGCGAAGGCAAGTGCGGTAGCACCGAGGCCAAGCCGGGCGCCCAGAAGTCCGCATCCAAGACTGCCGAAGGAAAGTGTGGCGAAGGCCAGTGCGGCGACGCGATCTTCAACTCGATCGACACCGACGACGACGCCCGAATCTCGCGCGCCGAGTTCCTGAAGGTCGCGCCGAAGGGCGTTGCCGTGTTCGCCAAGAAGGACACGAACAAGGATGGCTACATCGACGAGATGGAGTCCTACCTGAGCGTCAAGGCCGCTTACAACGAGAACGGCCGCGAGCTGCCCACGGGCCTGTTTTCCACCAAGGAATAA
- a CDS encoding SDR family NAD(P)-dependent oxidoreductase — protein sequence MNTRIHKGTALITGASSGIGAVYADRLARDGYDLILVARRADKLRDLARELTTRTGRSVETIAADLTDPDGVARVQEALRTDASITMLVNNAGIGATAPLLQSSIDDMERMITLNVNVLTRLAYAVAPAFVARGTGTIINIASIVALAPELLNGVYGGSKAYVLAFSQSLQHELADKGVRVQAVLPGATATDFWDVAGLPVAHLPQEIVMPVEAMVDAALAGLAQGELVTIPALAELKDWNALESARKALAPQLSSSAPAPRYRTAPTAIN from the coding sequence ATGAACACTCGCATTCACAAGGGCACCGCCCTGATCACGGGCGCCTCGTCCGGCATCGGTGCCGTTTACGCCGACCGCCTCGCTCGCGACGGCTACGATCTGATCCTCGTCGCCCGCCGGGCCGACAAGCTTCGCGACCTGGCGCGGGAGCTGACCACACGCACAGGCCGCTCGGTCGAAACCATCGCCGCCGATCTCACCGATCCCGACGGCGTGGCCCGTGTGCAGGAAGCACTGCGCACGGACGCCAGCATCACGATGCTCGTCAACAACGCCGGCATCGGAGCGACCGCACCGCTGCTGCAGTCGAGCATCGACGACATGGAACGCATGATCACGCTGAACGTGAACGTGCTGACCCGCCTGGCCTACGCCGTCGCGCCTGCGTTCGTCGCCCGCGGCACCGGCACGATCATCAACATCGCCTCCATCGTCGCCTTGGCACCGGAACTTCTCAACGGCGTCTACGGCGGCAGCAAGGCGTACGTACTGGCGTTCTCGCAGTCGCTCCAGCACGAACTTGCCGACAAGGGCGTTCGCGTCCAGGCCGTACTGCCGGGTGCCACCGCTACCGACTTCTGGGACGTGGCAGGACTGCCGGTTGCCCACCTGCCGCAGGAGATCGTGATGCCGGTGGAGGCGATGGTCGATGCCGCACTGGCAGGCCTCGCGCAGGGCGAGCTGGTCACCATTCCCGCGCTGGCCGAACTCAAGGACTGGAACGCGCTGGAAAGCGCACGCAAGGCCTTGGCGCCGCAGCTGTCGAGCTCCGCCCCTGCGCCGCGCTACCGCACCGCGCCCACTGCGATCAATTGA